From Rutidosis leptorrhynchoides isolate AG116_Rl617_1_P2 chromosome 3, CSIRO_AGI_Rlap_v1, whole genome shotgun sequence, a single genomic window includes:
- the LOC139898310 gene encoding cytochrome c oxidase subunit 6b-3 — translation MAEIELKTAPGDYRFPTTNQSRHCFTRYVEFHRCVAAKGDDASECEKFAKFYRSLCPGEWVDKWNEQRENGVFPGPL, via the exons ATGGCCGAG ATTGAATTGAAGACTGCACCCGGTGACTACCGtttcccaacgacaaaccaaagcCGACACTGTTTCACACGCTATGTAGAGTTTCACAG ATGTGTGGCGGCAAAGGGTGACGATGCTTCTGAATGTGAAAAGTTCGCTAAGTTCTATCGTTCTCTTTGCCCTGGTGAATGG GTTGACAAGTGGAACGAACAGAGGGAGAATGGGGTATTTCCAGGCCCATTGTAA